A window of the Lactobacillus amylovorus DSM 20531 genome harbors these coding sequences:
- the lysA gene encoding diaminopimelate decarboxylase: protein MNPQILANQINEKGHLTIGGVDTVELAQKYGTPLVVYDVEQIRNQIRAFKKVFEKEKVAYAVSYASKAFACIAMYQVANEEGAYTDVVSAGELYTALKANFPTKRISFHGNNKSLFEIEMAVKNHVGKIIIDNFHEIKLLDKVLREQDAKINVMLRITPGISAHTHEYDQTGQVDSKFGFDLESGQADLALEQVLANSRMNMVGIHAHIGSQIFELNGFEMAAKKLMEVAENWRSQYGYTAKVINVGGGFGIKYTAEDNPLKPEEFVQAIVETIKKEAKEAAFPVPEIDIEPGRSIVGPAGYNLYTTGSRKVVPGYRPYVTVDGGMGDNIRPALYGAKYETVLATDPKAPLTEHVRIAGKYCESGDILAEDQALPATKSGSLLAMLDTGAYGYSMASNYNRNPRPAVVFVENCKAKLVIKRESLEDLVHLDQSYED, encoded by the coding sequence ATGAATCCTCAAATTTTAGCAAATCAGATCAATGAAAAAGGACATTTAACTATTGGTGGTGTCGATACGGTCGAGTTAGCTCAAAAGTACGGTACGCCACTAGTAGTGTATGATGTTGAACAGATTCGCAATCAAATCAGAGCTTTTAAAAAGGTATTTGAAAAAGAAAAAGTTGCTTACGCAGTTAGTTACGCCAGCAAAGCTTTTGCTTGTATTGCGATGTATCAAGTAGCTAATGAAGAGGGAGCATATACTGATGTCGTTTCAGCAGGAGAACTTTATACTGCATTAAAGGCTAATTTCCCTACAAAACGAATTAGTTTTCATGGCAACAATAAATCATTGTTTGAAATTGAAATGGCCGTTAAAAATCATGTAGGCAAAATTATTATTGATAACTTCCATGAGATTAAATTATTGGACAAAGTGCTTCGTGAACAAGATGCCAAAATTAACGTGATGTTGAGAATCACACCAGGCATCTCAGCTCATACGCATGAATACGATCAAACTGGTCAGGTGGATAGCAAGTTCGGCTTTGATCTTGAATCAGGCCAAGCCGATTTGGCTCTAGAACAGGTTTTAGCTAATTCCAGAATGAATATGGTTGGTATTCATGCTCATATTGGATCACAAATTTTTGAATTAAATGGCTTTGAGATGGCTGCTAAAAAATTGATGGAAGTAGCTGAAAATTGGCGTAGCCAATACGGCTATACAGCCAAGGTGATCAATGTGGGCGGCGGATTTGGCATTAAATATACCGCTGAAGATAATCCATTAAAACCTGAAGAATTCGTTCAAGCAATCGTTGAAACGATCAAAAAAGAAGCTAAGGAAGCTGCATTTCCAGTACCAGAAATTGATATTGAACCAGGTCGTTCAATAGTTGGCCCTGCTGGCTATAACTTGTACACGACAGGCAGTCGCAAGGTAGTTCCAGGTTATCGTCCATATGTCACTGTTGATGGCGGAATGGGAGACAACATTCGTCCAGCATTATATGGTGCAAAATACGAAACAGTTTTGGCCACAGATCCGAAAGCTCCACTTACTGAGCATGTCAGAATTGCTGGTAAATATTGTGAGAGTGGCGATATTTTAGCAGAGGATCAAGCACTTCCAGCTACCAAATCAGGTTCATTGTTGGCCATGCTTGATACTGGAGCATATGGTTATTCAATGGCTTCAAACTATAATCGTAATCCTCGTCCAGCAGTTGTCTTTGTCGAAAATTGCAAGGCAAAACTAGTTATCAAAAGAGAAAGCTTAGAAGACTTAGTCCACTTAGATCAATCATATGAAGATTAA
- the dapD gene encoding 2,3,4,5-tetrahydropyridine-2,6-dicarboxylate N-acetyltransferase produces the protein MSELDAKSIIEYIGNAPKKTPVKVFIKGEIDQLDFPEEIENFTEKDFGVIFGDWKDVEPFLKENKALITDYHIENEARNSAVPLVDLKKFDARIEPGAIIRDRVAIGKNAVIMMGAIINIGAEIGDDTMIDMGTVLGGRAIVGKHCHIGAGSVLAGVIEPASAKPVVIEDNVVMGANAVVIEGVHVGEGAVIAAGAVVTKDVAPHTMVAGVPARVIKKVDEKTESKTGLEDDLRKI, from the coding sequence ATGTCAGAATTAGACGCAAAAAGCATTATTGAATACATTGGCAATGCACCAAAGAAGACGCCGGTAAAAGTTTTTATTAAAGGCGAGATTGATCAACTTGATTTCCCTGAAGAAATTGAGAACTTTACCGAAAAAGATTTTGGTGTGATTTTTGGCGACTGGAAAGACGTTGAACCATTTTTAAAGGAAAATAAAGCCCTGATTACTGATTATCACATCGAAAATGAAGCTAGAAATTCAGCTGTTCCATTAGTTGATTTAAAGAAGTTTGATGCTCGAATTGAACCGGGTGCAATCATTCGTGATCGAGTAGCAATTGGTAAAAATGCCGTAATTATGATGGGGGCCATTATTAACATCGGTGCAGAAATCGGTGATGATACGATGATCGATATGGGTACCGTCTTAGGTGGTCGTGCCATTGTTGGTAAACATTGTCATATTGGAGCTGGTAGTGTTTTGGCTGGTGTCATCGAACCTGCTTCAGCTAAACCAGTTGTAATTGAAGATAATGTAGTTATGGGAGCCAATGCCGTAGTAATCGAAGGAGTTCATGTCGGTGAAGGTGCCGTAATTGCGGCTGGTGCTGTGGTTACTAAGGATGTTGCTCCACATACGATGGTAGCTGGTGTTCCTGCTAGAGTGATTAAGAAAGTTGACGAAAAGACCGAGAGTAAGACTGGTCTTGAGGATGATCTAAGAAAGATTTAA
- a CDS encoding N-acetyldiaminopimelate deacetylase, with protein MAVLTEDELIKIRRHLHEIPELALQEKETHAYLLEVIQNFKQDYLTIKTPESLPTALLVLVKGKDPKRTIGYRTDIDALPVTEKTGLPFSSKTPGIMHACGHDIHMSVAIGLLSYFSEQQPKDNLLFFFQPAEESESGGKQAYEKGIFQGKFKPDEFYGLHDNPALPAGSIGCRMGTLFAGTTEINIDLFGKGGHAAFPQNANDTVVAAASLIMQIQTIISRSIDPIQSGVITLGKVEAGTIRNVIAGHTRIEGTLRGLTQEMILKIDQRLRDLCEGIARSYNMQVKLNLNQGGYWPVENDPKLTQNFISYIKENKDVNYIETEPKMTGEDFGFLLAKFPGTMFWLGVGDPDSELHSATLNPDEKSIQRGVDAIKGFLISRMEK; from the coding sequence ATGGCAGTTTTAACTGAAGATGAATTAATTAAAATAAGAAGACATTTGCATGAAATTCCTGAACTTGCCTTACAGGAAAAAGAAACTCATGCATATTTATTGGAAGTAATTCAAAATTTTAAACAAGATTATTTAACGATCAAAACACCGGAAAGCTTACCAACAGCGTTATTGGTTTTAGTCAAAGGCAAGGATCCTAAACGAACAATTGGTTATCGAACAGATATCGATGCTTTGCCAGTTACTGAAAAAACAGGTTTGCCATTTTCTTCAAAAACTCCTGGCATAATGCATGCCTGTGGTCATGATATTCATATGAGTGTAGCAATAGGGCTGCTGAGCTACTTTAGTGAACAGCAACCAAAAGATAACCTGCTGTTTTTCTTCCAACCGGCTGAAGAAAGTGAAAGTGGTGGCAAGCAGGCCTATGAAAAGGGTATTTTCCAAGGGAAATTTAAACCCGATGAATTTTATGGCTTACACGATAATCCAGCCCTGCCAGCTGGGAGCATTGGCTGCCGAATGGGTACTTTGTTTGCAGGAACTACCGAGATCAACATCGATCTTTTTGGTAAAGGCGGTCACGCTGCCTTCCCTCAAAACGCTAATGACACAGTTGTTGCGGCAGCTAGTTTGATTATGCAGATCCAAACGATTATTTCACGCAGTATTGATCCAATTCAAAGTGGCGTAATTACGTTAGGTAAAGTTGAAGCAGGTACAATTAGAAATGTGATTGCTGGTCACACGAGAATTGAAGGAACCCTGCGGGGCTTAACGCAAGAAATGATCTTAAAAATTGATCAAAGACTGCGCGACCTATGTGAAGGAATTGCTCGTAGCTACAATATGCAAGTTAAATTAAACTTAAATCAAGGAGGCTACTGGCCTGTTGAAAATGATCCAAAATTAACGCAAAACTTTATTTCTTATATAAAAGAAAATAAGGATGTTAATTACATTGAGACCGAACCCAAAATGACTGGAGAAGACTTCGGCTTCTTGCTTGCCAAGTTTCCAGGAACGATGTTTTGGCTAGGCGTGGGTGATCCTGATTCGGAGCTTCATTCAGCTACGCTTAATCCGGATGAAAAGAGCATTCAGCGCGGCGTTGATGCAATTAAGGGATTTTTAATTAGTAGAATGGAGAAATAA
- the dapA gene encoding 4-hydroxy-tetrahydrodipicolinate synthase, whose protein sequence is MATLIDSDLLTAIATPFDENNEIDFDVLEKLVNRLINLGCNGFVVGGTTGETPTLSHDEKIFLYKHFGQIVNGRVPVIAGTGSNNTEETIKFTNEVAKIDGIDYALVVVPPYNKPNQRSMIAHFTAVNDKTQMPIIIYNIPGRTGVKMEKETIIQLSHLKNIKGIKQCASLEELEYIIDHKDDDFQVFTGEDTQALTARLLGANGVISVASHIYTKEMRQMYNSLYEGNYPKAAKIQRWLTPKMQALFMYPSPAPVKAVLSAQGFDMGGCRLPLVSLNDDEKTSLAKHLGLADNALMQKLPLDLGKELEDD, encoded by the coding sequence ATGGCTACATTAATTGATTCTGATTTATTAACGGCGATTGCAACGCCCTTTGATGAAAATAATGAAATTGACTTTGACGTTTTAGAAAAATTAGTCAATCGTTTAATCAATTTGGGATGTAATGGCTTTGTTGTGGGAGGAACAACTGGAGAAACTCCTACTCTTAGTCATGATGAAAAAATATTTTTGTACAAACATTTTGGTCAAATTGTTAATGGCCGTGTACCTGTTATTGCTGGTACAGGAAGCAATAACACGGAAGAAACGATTAAATTTACTAATGAAGTGGCAAAAATCGATGGCATTGATTATGCCTTAGTGGTTGTGCCACCTTACAATAAACCCAACCAACGTAGCATGATTGCTCACTTTACTGCTGTTAATGACAAGACGCAAATGCCAATCATTATTTACAACATTCCAGGCAGAACTGGCGTCAAGATGGAAAAAGAGACCATCATTCAATTGTCGCATTTGAAAAATATTAAAGGAATCAAACAATGTGCCTCTTTGGAAGAATTAGAATACATCATTGATCATAAAGATGATGATTTCCAAGTCTTTACAGGAGAAGATACTCAGGCTTTAACCGCACGTCTTCTAGGTGCTAACGGCGTTATTTCAGTTGCAAGTCACATTTATACTAAGGAAATGCGTCAAATGTACAACTCCTTATATGAAGGAAATTATCCAAAGGCCGCAAAAATTCAGCGTTGGTTAACACCAAAGATGCAAGCATTATTTATGTATCCATCACCTGCACCAGTTAAGGCTGTACTTAGTGCTCAAGGCTTTGATATGGGTGGCTGCCGCTTGCCACTAGTAAGTTTAAATGATGATGAAAAAACGAGTTTGGCAAAGCATTTAGGCTTAGCTGATAATGCTTTAATGCAAAAGTTACCACTTGATTTAGGAAAGGAACTAGAAGATGACTAA
- the dapB gene encoding 4-hydroxy-tetrahydrodipicolinate reductase gives MTKKVLVAGFTGAMGQKAVNLVNSLDNFELVAGMSPTATNDPQKYNLPAGAKIYQSLAEIPDLAADIWIDFTTPKAVYDNVKFALEHHISPVVGTTGMSDEQEAELIKISQKEKVGGLIAPNFGMSAVLLMKFAKEAAKYFPDAEIIEMHHADKKDAPSGTALATAKMIAENRPEHETAPDEVETLENVRGGDYQGIKIHSVRLPGYIAHEQVLFGGPGEALTIRQDSFDRESFMGGVKVALEKVDQLDELVVGLENIL, from the coding sequence ATGACTAAAAAAGTATTAGTTGCTGGTTTTACTGGTGCGATGGGACAAAAAGCCGTCAATTTGGTGAATAGCTTAGATAACTTTGAATTAGTTGCGGGGATGTCACCCACAGCTACAAACGATCCGCAAAAATACAATTTACCAGCAGGGGCTAAAATTTATCAAAGTTTAGCTGAAATTCCTGATCTAGCAGCAGATATTTGGATTGATTTTACTACGCCTAAAGCCGTATATGACAATGTTAAATTTGCTTTAGAGCATCATATTTCTCCAGTAGTTGGTACAACTGGAATGAGCGATGAGCAAGAAGCAGAATTAATTAAAATTTCGCAAAAAGAAAAAGTAGGTGGCTTGATTGCACCAAACTTCGGCATGTCAGCCGTACTTTTAATGAAATTTGCTAAAGAAGCGGCTAAATATTTCCCTGATGCTGAAATTATTGAAATGCACCATGCAGATAAAAAAGATGCTCCATCAGGAACTGCTTTAGCTACTGCCAAGATGATTGCGGAAAATAGACCGGAACATGAAACGGCCCCAGATGAAGTAGAAACTTTAGAAAATGTCCGTGGTGGAGATTATCAAGGGATTAAGATTCACTCAGTTCGTTTGCCGGGCTATATTGCACATGAACAAGTTTTGTTTGGTGGACCTGGTGAAGCCTTGACTATCAGACAAGATTCTTTTGACCGTGAAAGTTTTATGGGCGGCGTTAAAGTAGCCTTAGAAAAAGTTGATCAACTCGATGAGTTGGTAGTTGGACTAGAAAACATTTTATAA
- a CDS encoding aminotransferase class I/II-fold pyridoxal phosphate-dependent enzyme, which yields MPELANDLGLSKKIANVKASGIRIFDNKVSTIPGIIKLTLGEPDMNTPEHVKQAAIKSIADNDSHYAPQKGKLELRKAISKYLKKATGIDYDPETEIVVTVGATEAINATLYAITNPGDKIAIPTPVFSLYWPVATLADADYILMNTAKGGFKLTPQKLKETIKENPTIKAVILNYPTNPTGVEYSEDEIRALAKVIEENHLYVITDEIYSTLTYGVKHFSIASLIPERAIYISGLSKSHAMTGYRLGYVAGPAKIMAEIGKVHGLMVTTTTDSSQAAAIEALGHGLDDPEQYRVVYQKRRDYVLKKLAEMGMQAVKPDGAFYIFAKIPAKYGQDDMQFALDLAFKEKVGITPGSAFGPGGEGYVRLSYASSDENLHEAMKRMKKFLQEDE from the coding sequence ATGCCAGAATTAGCTAATGATTTAGGATTAAGCAAAAAGATTGCTAACGTAAAAGCTTCAGGAATTAGAATCTTCGACAATAAAGTTTCAACTATTCCTGGCATTATCAAGTTGACCTTAGGTGAACCGGATATGAATACTCCAGAGCATGTCAAACAGGCAGCAATCAAGAGTATTGCAGATAACGATTCTCACTATGCTCCACAAAAAGGAAAGCTTGAATTAAGAAAAGCCATCAGTAAATATTTGAAAAAAGCAACTGGCATTGATTATGATCCAGAAACAGAAATTGTAGTAACAGTTGGAGCAACGGAAGCGATTAATGCTACTTTATATGCGATTACCAATCCAGGTGATAAGATTGCTATTCCTACGCCGGTTTTCTCATTGTATTGGCCTGTAGCTACGCTGGCTGATGCCGATTATATTTTGATGAATACGGCAAAGGGTGGTTTTAAGTTAACGCCACAAAAATTAAAGGAAACGATTAAAGAAAATCCGACAATTAAGGCTGTGATTTTGAATTATCCAACCAACCCAACTGGAGTTGAATATAGCGAAGATGAAATCAGAGCTTTAGCTAAGGTAATTGAAGAAAATCATTTGTATGTTATTACAGATGAAATTTACAGTACTTTGACTTACGGTGTAAAACACTTTTCAATTGCCAGCTTAATTCCAGAAAGAGCAATTTATATCTCTGGTTTATCTAAATCACATGCGATGACTGGTTATCGTTTAGGCTATGTTGCCGGACCTGCAAAAATTATGGCAGAAATTGGTAAAGTTCATGGCCTTATGGTCACGACTACGACAGATTCATCACAAGCTGCCGCAATTGAAGCACTTGGGCATGGGTTAGATGATCCAGAACAATATCGTGTGGTTTATCAAAAACGACGCGATTATGTTTTAAAGAAATTAGCCGAGATGGGGATGCAAGCAGTTAAACCTGATGGTGCTTTCTACATCTTTGCTAAAATTCCCGCTAAATATGGTCAAGATGATATGCAATTTGCGTTGGATCTAGCTTTTAAAGAAAAGGTAGGCATCACTCCAGGCAGCGCATTTGGCCCTGGTGGTGAAGGTTATGTCAGATTATCTTATGCATCAAGTGATGAAAACTTGCATGAAGCAATGAAGCGAATGAAGAAATTTTTACAAGAGGACGAATAA
- a CDS encoding aspartate-semialdehyde dehydrogenase, which translates to MVKEYNVAILGATGAVGRRMIDQLAKSTIPVKSVKLLASSRSAGTVLKFRNQDLTVEETTPDSFDGIDLVLSSAGGSVSKKFLPEAVKRGAVCVDNTSAFRMEEDVPLVVPEVNPEALKTHHGIIANPNCSTIQMVMALEPIRRKFGLKQIIVSTYQAASGAGQAAINELKKEAQDYLDGKDMQKDAQILPTKGDKKHYPLAFNLLPQIDVLEDSGYSHEEWKMIHETKKIMLGDMNAKDIKVTATCVRVPVPIAHGESVYFTVEDESATAQDIMDAVANFPGVVLQDDIKHQIYPQPINAEGKRETFVGRIRPDYENKGAFNMWVVADNLLKGAAWNTVENAEYLVKMNLI; encoded by the coding sequence ATGGTTAAGGAATATAATGTTGCAATTTTAGGTGCTACTGGTGCTGTTGGTAGAAGAATGATTGATCAATTAGCTAAGTCAACCATTCCAGTAAAAAGCGTCAAGTTATTAGCTTCTAGTCGTTCAGCAGGTACTGTTTTAAAATTTAGAAATCAAGATTTAACCGTTGAAGAAACTACGCCTGATTCTTTTGATGGTATCGATTTAGTTTTATCTTCAGCAGGTGGCTCCGTTTCTAAGAAGTTTTTACCAGAAGCTGTTAAAAGAGGTGCAGTTTGTGTCGACAATACTAGTGCCTTCAGAATGGAAGAAGACGTGCCATTAGTTGTGCCAGAAGTTAACCCTGAGGCATTGAAGACTCATCATGGCATTATTGCCAATCCAAACTGTTCTACAATTCAAATGGTGATGGCTCTTGAACCAATCAGAAGAAAATTTGGTTTAAAGCAAATTATTGTTTCAACTTATCAAGCTGCTTCTGGTGCTGGTCAAGCTGCCATTAATGAATTAAAGAAGGAAGCGCAAGATTACTTAGATGGCAAGGATATGCAAAAAGACGCCCAAATTTTACCAACTAAGGGTGACAAGAAGCATTATCCATTGGCATTTAACTTATTGCCACAAATCGATGTCTTAGAAGACAGTGGCTATTCACATGAAGAGTGGAAGATGATTCACGAAACTAAGAAAATTATGTTAGGCGATATGAATGCTAAGGACATCAAGGTAACCGCCACTTGTGTTAGAGTTCCTGTACCAATTGCCCACGGCGAAAGTGTTTACTTCACTGTTGAAGATGAAAGTGCTACTGCGCAAGATATCATGGATGCTGTCGCAAACTTCCCAGGTGTGGTTTTACAAGATGATATTAAGCATCAAATTTACCCACAACCAATTAACGCAGAAGGCAAGCGCGAGACTTTTGTAGGTCGTATTCGTCCAGATTATGAAAACAAAGGCGCATTTAACATGTGGGTCGTAGCAGATAACCTGCTTAAGGGTGCTGCTTGGAATACCGTTGAAAATGCGGAATACTTGGTTAAGATGAACTTGATTTAA
- a CDS encoding serine hydrolase domain-containing protein, with protein sequence MVFCGLFNTQSIKAAYSNKQLRSYAQKTMKKNHLRGSIVIVKNDHRQTVNMGYGYYKRHLKNGSSKLVYPVGSLQKMVTAAMITQLIYKGKFSQNTKISRWYPLLKNSSKITVGQLMTHTSGINVSGTESSYGVRFSENGAINWTVARANLSGNTGLNSFNYNNANYVLLAGIIRKVTGKSYAANLKSRIIKPLHLCHTYIYKSIPRSKTDAISYLYRNGKNYRSAAYANANVVSQLPGAGNMFSTAGNYYKIQQGMYNGKILSANQFSYMAHLDSKVNTYSGGFYLKKGGTLKLAYGNFGDTHFVNWMQLTKDNKNGIVMFLNQPYGSKNHIKSVGYGILKHIKSGTFIKR encoded by the coding sequence ATTGTCTTTTGCGGTTTATTTAATACACAATCGATAAAGGCGGCTTATAGTAATAAGCAATTGCGTAGCTATGCCCAGAAAACAATGAAGAAAAATCATTTACGTGGTTCAATCGTCATCGTAAAAAATGATCATCGTCAGACTGTTAATATGGGATACGGCTATTATAAGCGTCATCTAAAAAATGGCAGCAGCAAGTTGGTTTATCCAGTTGGCTCACTACAAAAAATGGTTACAGCGGCCATGATTACACAACTTATTTATAAAGGTAAGTTTTCACAGAACACCAAGATTTCTCGTTGGTATCCATTATTAAAAAATTCTTCTAAGATTACAGTAGGTCAATTAATGACCCATACTTCAGGCATTAATGTGAGTGGTACAGAATCAAGTTACGGCGTCAGATTCTCTGAAAATGGCGCAATTAATTGGACCGTTGCCAGAGCAAATTTGTCAGGTAATACTGGATTAAATAGTTTTAACTATAATAATGCTAATTATGTTTTATTAGCGGGAATTATTCGTAAGGTTACTGGTAAATCATATGCGGCTAACCTAAAGAGCAGAATCATTAAGCCATTGCACTTATGCCATACTTATATTTATAAGAGCATTCCACGTTCAAAGACTGATGCCATTTCATATTTGTATCGCAATGGTAAAAACTATCGTAGTGCAGCCTACGCAAATGCCAATGTAGTGTCTCAGCTTCCTGGTGCTGGCAATATGTTCTCTACTGCAGGCAATTATTACAAGATTCAACAAGGGATGTATAACGGCAAGATCTTATCAGCTAACCAATTTAGTTACATGGCACATTTAGACTCTAAGGTAAATACCTATTCAGGTGGTTTTTATCTTAAGAAGGGTGGCACCTTAAAATTGGCATATGGTAACTTTGGCGATACGCACTTTGTTAACTGGATGCAATTGACCAAGGACAATAAGAACGGGATTGTGATGTTCTTGAATCAACCATATGGCAGCAAGAATCATATTAAGAGTGTTGGCTATGGTATTTTAAAGCACATCAAGTCTGGTACTTTTATTAAAAGATAG
- a CDS encoding MarR family winged helix-turn-helix transcriptional regulator, producing MDQEKREFNEKFMELLYSIRKFHMLSHKNVSPLQDTSRGQGRILAMLRLKSEITAKDLSYILGIRQQSLNETLQKLEKEGYIVRTPSPKDRRVMLISLTEKGKEIKPVQHDCLDVLDEFSNEELKQFASYIDRLRKACDQQIKTIASPEDEARFDEFHERMLNMRNKMDSEDFKKMMRHSREMPFGGLFHHPFD from the coding sequence ATGGATCAAGAAAAAAGAGAATTTAACGAGAAATTTATGGAATTACTCTATTCCATTAGAAAATTTCACATGCTATCTCACAAAAATGTTAGTCCTTTGCAAGACACTAGCCGTGGTCAAGGACGGATTCTGGCGATGCTTAGACTCAAATCCGAGATAACAGCTAAGGATTTAAGTTATATTTTAGGCATCAGACAGCAATCTTTAAATGAAACGTTGCAAAAGCTAGAAAAAGAAGGCTACATTGTACGTACCCCATCCCCTAAAGATCGGCGCGTCATGCTAATTAGTCTTACTGAAAAAGGTAAAGAAATAAAGCCCGTACAACATGATTGTTTAGATGTACTTGACGAGTTTTCTAATGAAGAACTAAAGCAATTCGCAAGTTATATCGATCGCTTGCGTAAAGCCTGTGATCAACAAATTAAAACTATTGCTAGTCCCGAAGATGAAGCACGTTTTGACGAATTTCACGAGCGGATGCTCAACATGCGTAACAAAATGGACAGTGAAGATTTCAAAAAAATGATGCGTCACAGTCGTGAAATGCCATTTGGTGGTCTATTCCATCACCCATTTGACTAG
- a CDS encoding Mbeg1-like protein, giving the protein MFPDNNILTYLKWRGDVDFSTSPFNDIDALVLSIFSYLELPDIVDSGSKTITLEKAAKIYFAADHERTDAKQYQDLFKLMAKADRFKDAELSYFVSTLTEHTQFSAIKIALTDGTNFIAFRGTDDSLIGWKEDFEISFKVTIAQRQAVKLLERILNADNEDYYLGGHSKGGNLAEYAAINMEPKLRKRIKRIYTFDSPGIAEEVGAQLPRKYLQNTLRRFVPEFSVIGRLFEPEGINPTIVNSTRKNLSQHDAYSWQIIGSNFDTKRHRNPQSRVYNQLINQWIGNATLKERESLTNDLFSALGAGGATKINELANNGFGGFGAILISLTDSSRRTRFVFGSLFSSIWQTIKSRQIINTLFSTDTIVGWILVILGIISLTLPQYAVRAFGALVAFTGIGFSVHQILNTAKSQLKDRQKNFFIISYLVVFALSTALISNNRLLIFLAHYFLGLFLIIYSYVRLRSIILRRIPGVFRKIIVGIEAIIAFALGIVVIVNPRAFDRKSIIAIGILLIIYGFFKLIGELFSQRPKMPKSHR; this is encoded by the coding sequence ATGTTTCCAGACAATAATATTCTTACATACCTAAAATGGCGGGGCGACGTTGATTTTAGCACATCACCTTTTAATGACATCGACGCCCTCGTCTTATCTATTTTTTCATATCTAGAATTACCAGATATTGTTGATAGTGGCAGTAAAACAATTACACTTGAAAAAGCCGCTAAAATCTATTTTGCCGCAGATCATGAACGGACTGACGCTAAGCAATACCAAGATCTATTTAAATTAATGGCTAAAGCCGACAGATTCAAAGACGCAGAATTATCGTATTTTGTCAGTACCTTAACCGAACACACACAGTTTAGTGCCATTAAGATTGCATTAACTGACGGCACAAACTTCATTGCCTTCCGTGGTACCGATGATTCATTAATTGGCTGGAAGGAAGACTTTGAAATTAGTTTCAAGGTTACGATTGCCCAAAGACAAGCCGTCAAACTGCTTGAAAGAATTCTGAACGCAGACAACGAAGACTATTATTTAGGCGGCCATTCTAAAGGTGGTAACTTAGCCGAATATGCAGCGATTAATATGGAACCAAAATTGCGCAAGCGTATCAAACGCATTTATACTTTTGACTCACCTGGTATCGCCGAAGAAGTTGGTGCACAATTGCCAAGAAAATATCTGCAAAATACTTTGCGTCGGTTTGTGCCAGAATTCAGCGTTATTGGTCGTTTGTTTGAACCAGAAGGTATCAATCCTACAATCGTTAATAGTACGAGAAAGAACTTGAGTCAACATGATGCCTACAGCTGGCAAATTATTGGTTCTAATTTTGATACCAAAAGACACCGTAATCCTCAGTCACGCGTCTATAACCAATTAATCAATCAATGGATTGGTAATGCCACCTTAAAAGAGCGTGAATCATTGACTAACGATCTTTTCTCAGCTTTAGGTGCCGGTGGCGCTACTAAAATCAATGAATTGGCCAACAACGGCTTCGGTGGATTCGGTGCGATTTTGATTTCCTTAACTGACTCATCTAGACGAACCAGATTCGTATTTGGATCACTATTTTCATCGATTTGGCAAACAATTAAGAGTCGACAAATTATTAATACGCTCTTTTCTACTGATACTATTGTTGGTTGGATCTTAGTTATCCTTGGTATTATCAGTTTGACTTTGCCACAATACGCTGTACGAGCATTTGGTGCGCTGGTTGCCTTCACTGGTATTGGCTTCAGCGTGCATCAGATATTGAATACTGCTAAGTCTCAGTTAAAAGATAGACAGAAGAATTTCTTTATTATCTCTTACTTAGTTGTATTTGCGCTTTCAACGGCACTAATTTCGAACAATCGCCTTTTAATCTTTTTAGCACACTATTTCTTAGGACTATTTTTGATCATCTACTCCTACGTTCGACTCAGAAGCATCATTTTGCGGCGGATACCTGGAGTATTTCGTAAAATCATAGTAGGCATTGAAGCGATCATTGCCTTTGCTTTGGGGATTGTCGTTATTGTAAATCCAAGAGCATTCGATCGCAAGTCAATCATTGCCATTGGTATTTTGTTAATTATATATGGCTTCTTTAAGCTGATTGGTGAGTTATTCAGCCAGCGGCCTAAGATGCCAAAAAGTCATAGATAG